GTGCGTGATAGGCACAATCATCGGGAAGGGTGCCACACTTCAGGTTTATCACCCTTTTGGGCCGATTGCCACATCCCACTCACCAATTGGCATTCGGGTTGTGCGCTTGGTACTTCGAAAATGAAGCTTTCGTTGATCGTTTTCGTTACGGTGTGTTACGTAAGGTAAGGTCAGCTAAGCCTGCGCTAGCACTTCAACTCAGGAACTCGGATGTGATATTGCAGTTTGGGTGCAGCGCAGCGAACGTTTCCGGCAAACTTCAAGTTCGGTGTTGGAACCTCGGCCTATCAGATCGAGGGAGGCTGGAATGAGGACGGCAAAGGGGAATCGATCTGGGACCATCTGGTGCACAACCACCCGGAAAAGATTGCCGACGGGACGAACGGAGATGTCGCGTGTGACAGCTACCACAATGTGAGTGCTACCGGAGGGCGAGGGCGATCTCCGCGATTTTTTCAAGGAGCCCCGTTTCCGTATTACAGTGGCGCCGTGATGTGGAGATGATCCGGGAGCTTGGTGTGGACATCTACCGCTTTTCGCTCTCGTGGAGCCGCATCCTGCCAACGGGGATCAGCAACCAGGTCAACCAGCCCGGAATTGCGTACTATAACAATCTTATCGACGAGCTGGTACGGTACAACATCACACCGATGGTGACACTGTTCCACTGGGACACACCGCAGCGGCTGCAGGAGATGGGTGGGTTCACGAATCGGTTGATCGTGGGACACTTCCGTGAGTACGCTCGGATCGCGTTCGCCGCGTTTGGCGATCGGGTCAAGATTTGGACCACGTTCAATGAGCCACCGCAAACGTGTCGCCTTCCGTACGAGTACGACTCGATGGCACCGGGCTACGACTTCCCCGGGATCTACACGTATCTCTGCAGCCATCATTTGTTGCTGTCCCACGCGGAAGCCGTCGAACTGTACCGGACGGAGTTCCAACCTACCCAGGGAGGCCAGATAGGCATTACGGTGGACGGATCGTGGGCTGAGCCGATTTCCGAGGATGAACGGGAGGCCTCGGACACGACCATGCAATATCTGGTATGTTACTGCTGGGGTTCAGTTTGCCATCACACTCTACGACATCTCACCCACAGTTCGGTATCTACATGCATCCGATCTACTCCGAAACCGGCAACTACCCGCCGGTGATGATCGACCGCATCGCCAGGCTTAGCCGGGAACAGGGTTTCGCCAAGTCGCGGCTTCCCGAGTTCACCGCGGAGGAGATCGCCAAACTGAAGGGATCGTCCGACTTCTTCGGCTACAACGGGTACACCACCAATCTGGTGTACGCGAACGATGAGGCAAACTCGGCCAACATGCGAGTGCCTTCGTTCGATCACGATCGCAACACGATCGAGTACCAGGACGATCGCTGGCCCTCGACGGGTTCGGACTGGCTGAAGGTTTACCCGCGCGGTATGTACAACGTGCTGAGCTGGATACGGCGCGAGTACAACAATCCGCCCGTTTGGGTGACCGAAAACGGGGTCAGCGATTTGGGTGGAACGCGTGACGTTGGGCGGGTACAGTACTTTAAGGACTACTTGAACGCGATTctcgatgcgatcgatgatGGGTGTGACGTGCGTGGTTACGTGGCGTGGAGTCTGATGGATAACTTCGAGTGGCGCGCTGGTCTCAGCGAACGGTTCGGGCTGTACTACGTCAACTACAGCGATCCGGGATTGGCACGGTACGCCAAGTCATCGGCTCGGGCATTCGGGAATATTGTGCGCACCAGGAGCATCGATCCGAACGATATGCCCGAACCGGAGATCTACATTCCGGGGCCGGACGATGTCGAGACTACGAGTGGGCCAGGTGATACCAGCACGAAGGCCGATGACGATGGGGCCGCCGTGATGCTCGTCTCGAAGCTCCTTATTATCGTATGCTTCGCGAACCTCCTGCTGAGCGTATTTAAGGCGATTTAAGTGTTGAGCGATTCGATACCTAACATCCTGAAGTACTTCTTCAATGGTAAACTAAGTCcaataaatgattccttcgTTGGCTCAGCCCGTGCCCGTTATTTTAACAGGCATAATCTGCACTTCAATGCGTACTTGACCTAGTAACACCACAAATCTTCCTTGGCAGCCGGTGGCAAGTGACTCTGTAAACAGTACTAATGAGAGATCGACGGGTCAGCGCCTATCACCGGACAAAATGCAACTGACAGTCAGAAAAAAGAATCTAACCTCTAATCGGTAACGAATCCGGAAACAAGCTTTCGCTGAGTTCGGAGCGATAAGCTCCTGCCTCTCGAGAGATTGGCTGCAATCGAGAGTCCCAGCCGTGCTGATAGCTCGAGCGCATGATAAGGCAAATGCGAACCGAGCGACTCGGACAGACGGTTCCAATCCACCAGAGTGTCAGTCGTCGTTGTGCTTGCTGCGGGTAACAAAGTCCAGTCCGTGAGGCGCTATGGTGCGCCACTGGTTATCTCCATGTCAGCGTTTGGTGGTGTgcggcgtcgtcgttgccggtAAGCTGTCGGCACCGCATTGCGTAATGGCGCAGTGtgatgtaaacaaacgctAAACTCGTTGCTCGACGTTTCCCCGTAGCGCTGCTTCCGTCCTTGAGCGGCCTTGGGGACGGATCGACGACGGATCGACGTCGGTTCCCGGATGGGTTTAAGTTTGGTGTAGGAACGTCGGCCTACCAGATCGAGGGAGGTTGGGCCGAGGATGGCAAAGGGGAATCGATCTGGGACCATCTCACGCACCACCGGCCAGAGAAGGTAACGGATCGGTCCAGTGGTGACGTGGCTTGCGATAGTTACCACC
The nucleotide sequence above comes from Anopheles bellator chromosome 1, idAnoBellAS_SP24_06.2, whole genome shotgun sequence. Encoded proteins:
- the LOC131215589 gene encoding lactase-like protein, which produces MIRELGVDIYRFSLSWSRILPTGISNQVNQPGIAYYNNLIDELVRYNITPMVTLFHWDTPQRLQEMGGFTNRLIVGHFREYARIAFAAFGDRVKIWTTFNEPPQTCRLPYEYDSMAPGYDFPGIYTYLCSHHLLLSHAEAVELYRTEFQPTQGGQIGITVDGSWAEPISEDEREASDTTMQYLFGIYMHPIYSETGNYPPVMIDRIARLSREQGFAKSRLPEFTAEEIAKLKGSSDFFGYNGYTTNLVYANDEANSANMRVPSFDHDRNTIEYQDDRWPSTGSDWLKVYPRGMYNVLSWIRREYNNPPVWVTENGVSDLGGTRDVGRVQYFKDYLNAILDAIDDGCDVRGYVAWSLMDNFEWRAGLSERFGLYYVNYSDPGLARYAKSSARAFGNIVRTRSIDPNDMPEPEIYIPGPDDVETTSGPGDTSTKADDDGAAVMLVSKLLIIVCFANLLLSVFKAI